In Mammaliicoccus sp. Marseille-Q6498, the genomic stretch GTGTATAAATCGGCTATTTAAGTTATAATATTCATCAGTAGGACATATATTTTGACCATGTTTGACTTTGTAGTGTATGATATGGTCATTAAGATATTCAAAGGAGGATTAACTGATGAATTTAATACCAACAGTTATTGAAACAACAAACCGCGGAGAACGCGCTTATGATATTTATTCACGTTTACTGAAAGACCGCATTATTATGTTAGGATCTGCAATTGATGATAACGTAGCAAACTCAATCGTTTCACAATTATTATTCCTACAAGCACAAGACTCTGAGAAAGATATTTATTTATATATCAACTCACCAGGCGGAAGCGTAACAGCTGGATTTGCTATTTATGATACAATCCAACACATTAAACCAGACGTACAAACAATTTGTATCGGTATGGCAGCTTCAATGGGTTCATTCCTATTAGCAGCAGGTGCAAAAGGAAAAAGATTTGCTTTACCAAACAGTGAAGTAATGATTCACCAACCACTTGGTGGCGCACAAGGACAAGCTACTGAAATTGAAATCGCAGCTCGTCACATCTTACGTACTCGTGAGAAATTAAACAAGATTTTATCAGAAAGAACAGGTCAACCAATTGAAAATATTGAAAGAGACACTGATCGTGATAACTTCTTAACAGCTGAAGAAGCAAAAAATTATGGTTTAATCGACGATGTTATGCATCCTGATGATGTAAAATCATAAATTAAATATTTAACTGCCGACAAAAACTGTCGGCAGTTTTTTTGTGTGGTCTGAATTTTGATTGTGTTGCAATTCTAACGACCATTATTCAGAATTCTGACCGTTATAGATAAATAAAAAACCATCTGAACTCACTTTTCAGATGGTTTTTTCCATATATTAACTTATTGTTTCGCCGCTTCTTATCTTATCGGCCATTTCATTTAATTTACGTAATCTATGATTTATACCTGATTTGGATATTTTGCCTGTACTGACCATTTCACCAAGTTCTTTAATTGAAACATCTTGGTTATCTATTCTTAATCGTGCCACTTCTCTTAAACGGTCTGGTAAATTATCTATCCCAATTTCTTTATCAATCAATTGTATACTTTCAACTTGTTTCATTGCTGCACTCACTGTTTTATTTAAATTGGCTGTCTCACAGTTTACGAGTCTATTTACTGAATTTCTCATATCTCGAATAATTCTAACATCTTCAAATTTTAAAAGTGCTTGGTAACCACCTATTAAGCTTAAAAATTCAGATATTTTTTCTGCTTCTTTTAAATAGCTAATGTAACCTTTTTTACGTTCTAATTGTTTAGCATTAAGATGATATTGATTCATTAAAGCAGTTAAGTCTGCTGAGTGTTCTTCGTATAAAGAAAAAATTTCGAGGTGATATGATGAAGTTTCAGGATTATTTACTGATCCCCCTGCTAAAAAGGCGCCACGTAAATAACTTCTTTTACAACAATCTTTCTGAAGTATATCTTTATCTATTTCTTGTTTAAACATACCGTCTTGTAAAATACCAAGTT encodes the following:
- the whiA gene encoding DNA-binding protein WhiA, whose translation is MSFASEMKNELTRIEVDDCCAKAELSALIRMNGNLSISNQQFIINVQTENAAIARRIFSLIKKCFGVEVELLVRKKMKLKKNNIYISRIKVKTKEILDELGILQDGMFKQEIDKDILQKDCCKRSYLRGAFLAGGSVNNPETSSYHLEIFSLYEEHSADLTALMNQYHLNAKQLERKKGYISYLKEAEKISEFLSLIGGYQALLKFEDVRIIRDMRNSVNRLVNCETANLNKTVSAAMKQVESIQLIDKEIGIDNLPDRLREVARLRIDNQDVSIKELGEMVSTGKISKSGINHRLRKLNEMADKIRSGETIS
- the clpP gene encoding ATP-dependent Clp endopeptidase proteolytic subunit ClpP gives rise to the protein MNLIPTVIETTNRGERAYDIYSRLLKDRIIMLGSAIDDNVANSIVSQLLFLQAQDSEKDIYLYINSPGGSVTAGFAIYDTIQHIKPDVQTICIGMAASMGSFLLAAGAKGKRFALPNSEVMIHQPLGGAQGQATEIEIAARHILRTREKLNKILSERTGQPIENIERDTDRDNFLTAEEAKNYGLIDDVMHPDDVKS